From a region of the Candidatus Paracaedimonas acanthamoebae genome:
- the hslU gene encoding ATP-dependent protease ATPase subunit HslU, translating into MKSFTPREIVSELDRFIVGQKEAKRAVALALRNRWRRLQVSEDLREEILPKNILMIGPTGVGKTEIARRLAKLADAPFLKVEATKFTEVGYVGRDVEQIVRDLIEIAIHTQKDRHRKEVQAKAEVNAEERILQVLVGENASEETQEKFRRMLHDGKLNEREIEIEVSDTAGLQMPTVDVPGMPGAQMGMLNLGDMFGKAFGNKTKTRKMLVPEALDLLIVEESDKLIDLEKTVQEAITAVEQNGIVFLDEIDKICARSDRQGGDVSREGVQRDLLPLIEGTSVATKHGTVKTDHILFIASGAFHLSKPSDLLPELQGRLPIRVELNALKKEDFVRILTEPESSLIKQYEALLATEGVILGFQANAIQEIAALAAEVNQNVENIGARRLHTILEKLLEEISFTASDRAGETIDITPQYVRETVQALAKNTDLSKFIL; encoded by the coding sequence ATGAAATCTTTTACCCCTCGTGAAATTGTCTCAGAATTAGATCGCTTTATCGTCGGTCAAAAAGAAGCAAAACGTGCGGTTGCTCTTGCGCTGCGCAACCGGTGGCGTCGTCTTCAAGTCAGTGAAGATCTGCGAGAAGAAATTCTGCCTAAAAATATCTTGATGATTGGCCCGACAGGCGTCGGTAAAACAGAAATTGCGCGCCGACTGGCTAAACTTGCCGATGCCCCCTTTTTAAAAGTGGAAGCAACCAAATTCACGGAAGTTGGGTATGTGGGCCGCGATGTCGAACAAATTGTACGGGATCTCATTGAAATTGCGATTCATACGCAAAAAGATCGCCATAGAAAAGAAGTTCAAGCAAAAGCGGAAGTCAATGCCGAAGAACGGATTTTGCAAGTGTTGGTCGGCGAAAATGCCTCAGAAGAGACCCAAGAAAAATTCCGTCGCATGTTGCACGATGGCAAACTTAATGAGCGCGAAATTGAAATTGAAGTCTCAGATACCGCGGGCCTTCAAATGCCCACGGTTGATGTTCCAGGAATGCCAGGCGCTCAAATGGGGATGCTCAACCTCGGAGACATGTTCGGAAAAGCCTTTGGAAATAAGACAAAAACTCGAAAAATGTTAGTGCCTGAGGCCCTTGACCTTTTAATTGTTGAAGAAAGCGATAAACTTATTGATCTTGAAAAAACAGTTCAAGAAGCCATCACCGCAGTAGAGCAAAACGGAATTGTTTTCCTGGATGAAATTGATAAAATTTGTGCGCGGTCAGACCGCCAGGGAGGAGATGTCAGTCGAGAAGGGGTGCAACGCGATCTTTTGCCGTTGATTGAAGGAACGTCTGTGGCAACCAAGCACGGAACCGTTAAAACAGATCACATTCTTTTCATTGCTTCCGGGGCTTTTCATCTTTCAAAACCGTCAGATTTATTGCCAGAACTTCAAGGACGTCTTCCAATTCGTGTGGAATTAAATGCCCTCAAAAAAGAAGATTTTGTTCGAATCTTGACAGAACCAGAATCCAGCCTCATTAAGCAATATGAAGCACTGCTGGCGACAGAAGGTGTGATTTTAGGCTTCCAAGCGAATGCTATCCAAGAAATTGCCGCTCTGGCTGCTGAAGTTAATCAAAATGTTGAGAACATTGGAGCACGTCGTCTTCATACGATTCTTGAGAAACTTCTGGAAGAAATTAGCTTTACGGCCAGCGATCGAGCCGGAGAGACGATTGATATTACACCTCAATATGTTCGAGAAACTGTTCAAGCGCTAGCCAAGAACACCGATCTTTCAAAATTCATTTTATAA
- the hslV gene encoding ATP-dependent protease subunit HslV encodes MTQEQSTSWHGTTILSIRKGNEVVIAGDGQVTMGAITIKSQARKVRRLGNGQVIAGFAGATADAFTLFERLEAKLEQYPSQLTRACVELAKDWRTDKYLRRLEAMLIVADTNTSLTLTGNGDVLEPEDGVIGIGSGGAYALAAARALIDVDHLPAEEIARKAMKIAGDLCIYTNHNITVEKLAL; translated from the coding sequence ATGACACAAGAACAATCAACTTCATGGCATGGTACCACCATCCTCAGCATCCGAAAAGGAAACGAGGTTGTCATCGCTGGCGATGGTCAGGTGACAATGGGTGCGATTACCATTAAATCCCAAGCCCGAAAAGTCAGAAGACTCGGCAATGGCCAAGTCATTGCAGGTTTTGCGGGCGCCACAGCCGATGCTTTCACGCTCTTTGAGCGGTTGGAAGCTAAACTTGAACAATACCCTTCACAATTGACGCGAGCCTGCGTTGAGCTTGCAAAAGATTGGCGAACAGACAAATATTTACGACGTCTTGAGGCCATGTTGATTGTGGCGGATACAAATACGTCTCTCACCTTAACAGGAAATGGAGACGTTTTAGAGCCTGAAGATGGCGTCATTGGCATTGGTTCTGGCGGAGCTTATGCTCTTGCGGCCGCGCGGGCGCTTATTGACGTTGATCATCTCCCTGCGGAAGAAATTGCCCGAAAAGCCATGAAAATTGCGGGTGATCTTTGCATTTATACGAATCACAATATTACAGTAGAAAAGTTAGCCCTATGA